DNA sequence from the Nicotiana tomentosiformis chromosome 3, ASM39032v3, whole genome shotgun sequence genome:
AAGTGATATCTTTCTAAAAATACCTAATACTGTattaaatagaaaaaaaataaaactatttttgtattttcaaacttatgttttaaaattaaaactaaaagtttattgaaatcctattaaaaataaaaataaacaaatattttttgaaatattcCTTTTAAAAGTtacgcgggtcaaaaattacgtgcttacagctgcccctctttacttggaaatatgaagagttttcggagcaaagaacaataagtaacgtaattgatttatgacccgGCGCTTATTCAAAACGAAACAAAGACGGACAAAAGATTGTGACCGAGCCCTGgtatctgagctgcctacatatccttggctttaaaggaatcaggtcacgtgtagttcagagGTGAATGAAGTGCTGGAGTGTGTGGAGAGGATGACAGAGTCGAGTGAGGTGCCGTTCCGTCGAGATTCCGGTCCGcgatcctgttattacatcaaaatcaaaaacgAAAAAGACTAAGCAAGCCTGttagctatgagttacaagattcctatctatgagtcttttgaagcttgatcttgagttttggctggttcttcatgcagactctgatctgaacctcgatgcttgctagctgcaggtggtAGTTCATTCTTCTTCGGCTTTTTGGATCAAGATGGGACATGCAAAGCTTGCGACTTCAATCATGTCTTGAGCAGCCCATATCTTTTCATttgcttctgcattttggattcacttctttttttctttttttcttcttttttttttcttttattctggattgagacttcttcttttggtcatcccGTACTGTCAGCTCGCATTCTTGAGAcgagcttctgctacttctaacttgaattgaattcttaaatgacttccctcgttcttcaggtgggcgcctgcattTGACTTGAAAtgtgaaatgaattccctcgttttccaggtgggcgcctgttaacttaaaaacttgaaataaattccctcgttctccaggtgggcgcctgatgttgacttaaaacttgaaatgaattccctcgttttccaggtgggcgcctgctgacttaaaactgaaatgaatttcctcgttttccaggtgggcgccagatgatttaaaactaaaatgaattccctcgttttccaggtgggcgcctgatgctaacttaaaacttgaaataaattccctcgttctccagttGGGCGCCTGATAATGACttgaaaattaaaacaaatttcctcattctccaggtgggtgcctgatgattttaaaacttgaaattaattccctcgttctccaggtgggcacctgcaactacaacaaaagaaactttttctgccccagtttacactaggaagatttgtgagttattAGCAGAATTATAAATTACCTATGCTATTGATGaaggatgcaatgatgagagcaaaattaaagactcgactaggatgtgcatctcctaaagaaataaaaatctgaaaaacttaaactaggaagtgcgtctcctaaattTGAGATTGAGTTTGcggaaaactataaactaagcttgactaaactaaaaactgaccctattttcCAGGAGGGACCCCTGATTTCAAGAAAACTAAAGAttgataacttaagaaaactGAAAATTGGccctttctttttttaaatataaaaataaaaatccagacttccctttttttttttaacttattatcctaggagaaaattcatcagactaggttttaatcttaggagaaagattcatcagagtaagattttgatcctaggaaaacattcatcagactaggtctctcttttttttctcttttgtttttggtatcttaggagaaagattcatcagactaagatttttatcctaggaaaaagttcatcagactaggttttcaatcttaggagaaagattcatcagactaagattccTATCCTAGGAGaatgattcatcagactaggttttctatcttaggagaatgattcctcagactaagacttcgatcctaggagaaagttcatcagactaggtctttttgttttcttaggagaaagattcatcagactaaattttcgatcctaggagaaagttcatcagactaggtcttcaaTCTTAGGAAAAAGATTCATCAGGCTAAaatttcgatcctaggagaaaattcatcagactaggtctcttttttattatcttaggagaaagattcatcagactaagacgtttatcctaggagaaacttcatcagactaggttttctatcttaggagaaagattcatcagactaggatTTTGATCCTatgagaaaattcatcagactaggtctcttttcttttctttttctttttttaatcttaggagaaagattcatcagactaagattttctatcttaggagaaagattcatcagactaagatttcgatcctaggagaaaactcatcagactaggtctcttttttattatcttaggagaaagattcatcagactaagacgtttatcctaggagaaatttcatcagactaggttttctctCTTAGgtgaaagattcatcagactaagatttttattgggagaaaatccATCAGACTAGGACTTTTTATCCTAGGGGGAAAAATGAGAAGAGAAATGGCAACattttatgcacactagcaagatagataaaggcaaagatttgagaaacttccctttgttggctcttctcttcttctttttgttctttctttttcttttttttttcttttcttttttaaccaACTTCCTTGCATTGCTTTGTTCCTATTTCAaataaagaaaattttgtcagttttaaaagtggtggtcggtttgtgacCTTGAGTCTTAGGCAGCTTGGCTTTCGCTCAATCAGCTTGAGTCAGTTTCAAGAGACTTTTTGCTCTGCATCTATCCTGATCGTTTCACACCCAGTACCATTTGtatttgtggctcaatcagccttatcccaactggagatctttgcttaggtgacattttctgatatcttgaatggcttcTTACTTTTTGAGCAATTTGTTTGTCAAAGAGCATCGAAAGTCCCTGATTAACCTTgaggttatctttgcttgctttagCCAAGTAGGCTGAAAAGAGTCTTTTGGGGAGAGCCTTTGCATGAATCCCCAAGGCATGTTGACTGTAACACCTGAgtgtgctggccaaatttactttgCAACTGAAAAactggtagcagattttgaaatattttcttgcttgttttgacaaggatTGACTCAAAGCAAAGGACATCATGATGCGaagaaacaatattaacaagaaatgccccTGTCGGAAGGACAGAAGGAagagtttttttgttttttttttgcgGTAACTAaccttaatgatcatgacatgcattttggacttaacgGTCTGATCTATCAAAATGACCAAATCTTCCCTTTTACCATTCTTATGACTTTGAAGTAGGGCTTGTTCATGCCAATCCTATGCATCAGCTTCACGACTCACTAtcgactagtggtgccccgagagattttcaccaacaagcctctctcatttatttatctcttcttactgtcgccttacagtgccggtgagggttttcactagtaagactctctcattttctttttctttttcttttcttttgtttcccttttttttgttttttttttgtgagCAACTTGACAGTGTTCTATATCGCGTGATAATTGCTGCTCTTTGCATGCGTTTCTTGGAATTCTTGAAGGCATATCGAaaggtctttatttggaaggtttttggatagggttggaaagaaGGTTGACATGAAGGCTCAAAGTAGACTCAATATGATGGGTTGTATactttacaactcttggaatcgactctttcaaaagtgaaataaaatctttgccccagtttcagatattggggatttttggattttttttgaattattatttgattggaccgaaccgtgtaaggctgcctacgttttccttttttaaaggaatcaggtctaacgtagttcaaacatctaACCTAACTTTTTTTTTTGTCTCTATCTTTTTTTTccacttctttttttttctttctttttttttttttcaaaacaagttgccccAACTTTTATTTTTTGGGGGTATGAGCTTTTGactgttcttttcttcttcttttttttacttGTACTTTTTAAGAGttgccccagtttgtactcttTGGGCatgaacttttatttttatttttttattttttttggacttttaactctaaactagattccaaaagagggtggtcgaagaaaataacacaggctcaaaggggtaacaaagggtataaagtgtttaGGTAGCACAAAAAGGGCCTCCCAGCCTCGAGAACGCCAAACATATTATATTTTGAGGTCACAACATTGATGACCATGTTTGTCTTCTTGGTTTGTCGTGGTCGAAAGACACTTTCCATCCCttaatgtcaaactttccaataaacttcaattgattctttCCCAAACCCGATCTTCACCATGATTTGAAGGTAAAACTTACtcgagcttaattccaaagtgtttcgACTCTTTGTTcaacctcaaaaatatttattattttttttcggTTATCCAATTCAAGATTAAATCAATTTTTTAAGATCTGGCCAAAAGTTTCGCATGTATGTCATGCCACTAGAACTAGCGGCGAAAGAACTAAGCATAGAATGAAACAAAGACAAACTGAATTTCATTGAATAATGGATAGAAGGATTTGACAATAAGACAAACAAACTGAAATCCGAGTTATGACCCTAAAATAACCCGGCTAATGAAAATAACAACAAAACGAACAGACAAGACTCACACAAAAGAAATagagggatagaagggtttgactcaataaaacaaataaaatctggatcacactctagaataacccagataataaaaaaaacatcaaaacaaactaccaagattccttcctagtgaggagggaatgacttttcaattgctaagcttgacatttagccacaaatttgctcatcagaatcaccatggccttctccaatttcagtcggcaagttcccgagaggattctcatactccatgtcaccacacatcatccccacaaagtgtgcatcatcatgtgcatataaaggattctgcgtgatattctgggtgtcattatcttggatcactatcagtttttcctggatcatcctttctatttctcttttcaaatcccgacaactttcaacattgtgcccctgggcattggaatggtattcacaccttttagaaAGGTCAAAGTTTCTTGCACGTGGGTCCACATGATTTGGAGGAATAGGTGCAATCATGTCATAatgctttaatttctcaaacacacttgcataggactctcctattggtgtaaaattatctttcaacctttgttcCCCTCTATACCCCTGGCTCCGTTATGGGTTATAGGGCATTTAAAAATTTTACGGAGACTGGTGGAGATTTTGCGGTGCTGGTGCTCGCTTTCTGGGGTGTCTTGGTGGCTGGACAACATACTGAAATGGAGCAATAGAGTATTGTGAGTTCTGAGGTGGATAGTAGTGCTCAGGGGAATCATCGGAAACCTGATGAGGCTGCTCATACCTTCGAGATATTCTCCTAGGACCTCTTCTCGACCTTATTGTCATCGtggtttcttcatccttctcattcGTGTCACTAAAATTATCAGATTCAATCTTTACAGCCTGCGTTGCAGCTTTGAGAACTTCTTGACTTATAATTTTGCCTGTCTTaaggccattctcaaccatttTCCCAATTTTGATTGCTTCTAAGAAGGATTTGCCAACTGCGGACATCATGTTTAGAAAATAATCTGGCTCTTGAGCCTGAAGGAAGACAGTGATTAGCTCGTggtcatccatgggtggcttaactctagctgcttgctctctccatttaatggcatattccTTGAAGCTTTCAGTCGATTTCTTCTTTAAGTTAGAAAGGGAATTGCGGTCCGGGGCGATGTCGATATTATACTGGAATTGTCTGACGAAGGCccgggccatgtcatcccagacatgccagtgagaggtgTCTTGATCAATAAACCATTCAGAGGCCACCCCTGTCaagctttccccaaaataagccattagcaattcttcatttcttcccgcacctcttagctgattgcaataccttttcaagtgAGCTATggggtcgccgtgtccatcatacttttcaaatttggggatcttgaaaccaagtggcaaacgAACATCGGGGAACATACATAGATCCTTGAATGCAACACTCTTCTTACCTGCCAACCCTTGCATATTTTTCAACTGCTGTTCTAAGCTTTTCATTCTTTGGGTCATTTCTTCCTGTGCCATCTTACGGGCAGGATTCTCAATCTTTGCAGGAAGATCGAATAGGTACGAGTGGTACTCAGGAGAATGGTATTGTTCTTATTGGGTAGCAAATTGTGACTCATGAGTTTTCTTTTGCACCACCGTTGGTTGTGGGATGGTGAAGACGGGTATAACTGTAGTGGTTGTCTGATTGGTTGTCAATGGCACACTTTGGGAGCGCGCAACAGAAGTTTCAGTTGTAGTCAATGGCACACTTTGGGAGCGCGCAACAGAAGTTTCAGTTGTAGTCATACAGTTGGGATAAAGACTGAACCCAGGTGGATAAGATTGATCGGGCAATGAGACCGGAATGGTAGTAGTCGAAATGGATGTGAACTCTGGGAAACCATGAGTAAAAAAAGGCGGTCCTTGGCCATTGGCCCATGCTTGACACATTTCAGTCATTTGCTGCTTCAGTACTCTATTTTCCTCAACCACAGTAGACTCTTATAGAACCCTCTGACCCTGAGTCTCTTGAGCACTTGTAACAGCTTCGATGCCAGTTGTCAATGGCATTGTTTCCTTGGATATTGTGTTGCCAACttaccacaaaccgaccacctcaaACTTTTTCTATGATTCAAAACAAGAGACATGTTAGAATGGACTCAGTCGGTCCTTATTAtcatcattatttttattttattttttcatttatttattttttggtcGATCGAATCTGATGTGGGTTGCCAtcgtatcatgtgggaacatgaatcagatcgtgCGTAGTTCGGGAGGATCAGAAATaaggtaaataaactaactctttttggattttgattttttctttttaattttcgaaagaaagacttataaagaagaaagaaaatatttttgtaatttaattatttttctaattttttccgATAGAAGGACTTCTATataagaaggaaaaatatttttttgggttttgatgtttttgtttttttttttttttgattttttgggagaaagactttctaaaaaaaaaggtagaaaatattttttttggattttaatttcatttattttctttttctaatgaaagattcctacaaataaaatatttttttttggtttaaaattattttttaatcttttatttgtttgggattttctttaaaaaaagactcctaaaagaaggaattaaagaaaatatttttgaatttttaaaaatggggtctcaaagaaagactttctaaagaaggaaataaaggaaaatatttttagatttttaaaaattgggggccgaaaccgattaggtttgcctacgtatctcacatccggtgagaatcagacccgcgcaGTTCTGCGAGTTTTGACTCGTGGAAAAATAGGACTAATATTTTTCAAAGACTCATCCTtttattttctctctctttttttttttaaaaaattcggCAGAGTTTCAGGATATTTTGAACACTGATATTTTCCGGATTTTCTCTATCCTACCTCACTTCTTGATTTTGCTTGATTTCCTTTCCATATTCTAaaagccggtcaacatacaagtCAAAACCgataaatgcacaagtagcatgTAAAAATGCATCAGAATGGTCTTTtaaattgggtacacctgtcctagacagaCCCAACCCCTGGGTTGAGtctccaaagtcaaatgcacgtaatgcaaacaaacgtacctactagggatccggcatgaggctatgttattctaggcttAAAACCCTGGGTGTatggttctagacctggcttacccgaacggacaactcgagccgggggggcAACGTACTGGTAACCAAAAGGCCATCCGGCTTTGTAActgatccgatcctcgttctaaattagggtatgacactaacagaaaagaagtcacgccagcgtagacttcccagaagatttagaagactcagataGAGGAAAGGTTTCGTAGcagtttatatacaattcacacaatatcaaagcggtaaaaaaaagcggcatttagcacattaggctcaaatacGTAAAAATCAGACAATCGTGAAAGCCAATCATAAcagctattctaagctcgaattctgaacccggaactagagattctgggttcttctccccagcagagtcgtcagagctatcacacctcctttttcctgaaaggataggggagtttttctaattaaagtgacattaatcgaaatgagattatttatttatcagagtcgtcacttgaaataatttatggtgtcccaagtcaccggtttattttaaatcccaaatcgagaaaaatttgactctgttttaaagtccgcaaaaccagaagaccgggtaaagaattctattaacccgggagaatgtgtgaggcactcccgaattccgtggttttagcacggtcgctcaactattaataattggcctaattatctgatttattgcaTGTTTAAAACCTATTGTGTGTTTTTatcttttaaccgcttttaatatttatggaattttgtttgaacaagtcgcgaagTCGCGCGCTattgtttttgtacacattgcgaatcgcgtcacgtgaaacgcacccgcgatttacaacatgtattattattattattattattattattattattattattattattattattattattattattattattattattataagttatggtcgagtcacgtgaaatgcacactcgaattgggggtTATGTATCATgcctatgccacgggaaccgtacccatagtcacaatGATTTATTAATAAACGCATCTAAAACAAACTAAGAATGTTCATAAGATGTTTATTTCCTAAAATTTAAGATGAGTGTGAGGCCATGAATTATGGATATGGAATTATTTGTGGAAGAGGCATGACTTAGCTATTATTAACAGGTCACTAATTATAATGTGGCATTCTATCTtttgtaattaaaaaaaaaactaaagttACAAATTAAAGTAATGGAATGGCACAATTTCCTTTGTATTACCAAGAAGTTGTTTTAGGAGAGGGTTCGAAATTATGTTAAGTTAATTAACGTACTGATTATAAGAACCGCAGTCGATTATCAAGATACTATCACCTCCTGCTGCTTCATCAAGACAACAAAATAATCTAAGGCATTCCACAATGCATCAGAGCAACACAAATAGGCTTGAAATGTATGAGAATATCAAGTAACTTGGCTAAATACATGATGAAACATGAAATTAGGCTTACTTTGCACCTAAATACATAAGCATCTAGAATTATTGAAGAAATGACCAACCTTCACTATACAGTGATGTTCTAAGTCCCTAAATAACATATTGATATAGTGCTTTGGCATTAACAAATATTAATCAAACAGAAGCTAAATTCAAATCAGGCAGAAGCTAAGCATCATAAACTCATATAATTGAAACTAAATCACTTAGACATTCAACTTgttaaaacaggggagagatggCTAGAAATGGACCTGAAACTCAAGAAATTCTTCAATGATTTGATAACGTAAATTTATACACAGAGAATTATTCTTCCAGCAACAGTGAAACCTCATCAACGAAACCCGAACTAGAGACCTCGCCGTGAATCTCAATGAGCTCAATTA
Encoded proteins:
- the LOC138908084 gene encoding uncharacterized protein, yielding MAQEEMTQRMKSLEQQLKNMQGLAGKKSVAFKDLCMFPDVRLPLGFKIPKFEKYDGHGDPIAHLKRYCNQLRGAGRNEELLMAYFGESLTGVASEWFIDQDTSHWHVWDDMARAFVRQFQYNIDIAPDRNSLSNLKKKSTESFKEYAIKWREQAARVKPPMDDHELITVFLQAQEPDYFLNMMSAVGKSFLEAIKIGKMVENGLKTGKIISQEVLKAATQAVKIESDNFSDTNEKDEETTMTIRSRRGPRRISRRYEQPHQVSDDSPEHYYPPQNSQYSIAPFQYVVQPPRHPRKRAPAPQNLHQSP